A genomic region of Elaeis guineensis isolate ETL-2024a chromosome 9, EG11, whole genome shotgun sequence contains the following coding sequences:
- the LOC140850866 gene encoding uncharacterized protein isoform X1 yields the protein MGDCSAPTGIGALYKFTGQALEAFRGEQRSRGAEAQIHPTNSDKMPLCGGLDNNGRYGLGAGFHNLNGYDGHGWPCGGNAGAIYYPGAWGGGNVGGIYGQGNVIIINNYSCGNLDSPVRRMSHPCFDEDEEEEEEEEEDGNDEDEDEEEEDDERSARESFRTLERVCMQLQTTTLKQTWK from the exons ATGGGGGATTGTTCTGCCCCTACCGGAATCGGTGCCCTGTATAAATTTACCGGCCAAGCCCTGGAAGCGTTTCGAGGCGAACAGAGATCTCGCGGAGCGGAGGCTCAAATTCACCCAACAAATTCAGACAAGATG CCCCTCTGTGGTGGTCTTGATAACAATGGCAGATATGGCTTGGGTGCCGGTTTTCACAACCTTAACGGTTACGACGGACATGGTTGGCCTTGCGGCGGCAACGCTGGCGCCATCTACTACCCTGGCGCATGGGGCGGCGGCAACGTCGGCGGCATCTATGGCCAGGGCAACGTAATCATCATTAATAACTACAGCTGCGGCAATTTAGACAGCCCAGTTAGACGGATGAGCCATCCTTGCTTCgatgaggatgaggaggaggaggaggaggaagaagaggatgggAATGATGAAGATGAGGACGAGGAGGAGGAAGATGATGA GAGAAGTGCAAGAGAGAGCTTCAGAACTCTTGAACGTGTATGCATGCAACTTCAAACAACAACACTCAAACAAACTTGGAAATGA
- the LOC140850866 gene encoding uncharacterized protein isoform X2, which translates to MGDCSAPTGIGALYKFTGQALEAFRGEQRSRGAEAQIHPTNSDKMPLCGGLDNNGRYGLGAGFHNLNGYDGHGWPCGGNAGAIYYPGAWGGGNVGGIYGQGNVIIINNYSCGNLDSPVRRMSHPCFDEDEEEEEEEEEDGNDEDEDEEEEDDDDLYRIRLGQANVRSRLMYHI; encoded by the exons ATGGGGGATTGTTCTGCCCCTACCGGAATCGGTGCCCTGTATAAATTTACCGGCCAAGCCCTGGAAGCGTTTCGAGGCGAACAGAGATCTCGCGGAGCGGAGGCTCAAATTCACCCAACAAATTCAGACAAGATG CCCCTCTGTGGTGGTCTTGATAACAATGGCAGATATGGCTTGGGTGCCGGTTTTCACAACCTTAACGGTTACGACGGACATGGTTGGCCTTGCGGCGGCAACGCTGGCGCCATCTACTACCCTGGCGCATGGGGCGGCGGCAACGTCGGCGGCATCTATGGCCAGGGCAACGTAATCATCATTAATAACTACAGCTGCGGCAATTTAGACAGCCCAGTTAGACGGATGAGCCATCCTTGCTTCgatgaggatgaggaggaggaggaggaggaagaagaggatgggAATGATGAAGATGAGGACGAGGAGGAGGAAGATGATGA TGATTTATATAGGATCCGGCTTGGCCAAGCAAATGTTAGGTCTCGTCTCATGTATCACATTTAG
- the LOC140850866 gene encoding uncharacterized protein isoform X3: MGDCSAPTGIGALYKFTGQALEAFRGEQRSRGAEAQIHPTNSDKMPLCGGLDNNGRYGLGAGFHNLNGYDGHGWPCGGNAGAIYYPGAWGGGNVGGIYGQGNVIIINNYSCGNLDSPVRRMSHPCFDEDEEEEEEEEEDGNDEDEDEEEEDDEIRLGQANVRSRLMYHI; this comes from the exons ATGGGGGATTGTTCTGCCCCTACCGGAATCGGTGCCCTGTATAAATTTACCGGCCAAGCCCTGGAAGCGTTTCGAGGCGAACAGAGATCTCGCGGAGCGGAGGCTCAAATTCACCCAACAAATTCAGACAAGATG CCCCTCTGTGGTGGTCTTGATAACAATGGCAGATATGGCTTGGGTGCCGGTTTTCACAACCTTAACGGTTACGACGGACATGGTTGGCCTTGCGGCGGCAACGCTGGCGCCATCTACTACCCTGGCGCATGGGGCGGCGGCAACGTCGGCGGCATCTATGGCCAGGGCAACGTAATCATCATTAATAACTACAGCTGCGGCAATTTAGACAGCCCAGTTAGACGGATGAGCCATCCTTGCTTCgatgaggatgaggaggaggaggaggaggaagaagaggatgggAATGATGAAGATGAGGACGAGGAGGAGGAAGATGATGA GATCCGGCTTGGCCAAGCAAATGTTAGGTCTCGTCTCATGTATCACATTTAG